In Rutidosis leptorrhynchoides isolate AG116_Rl617_1_P2 chromosome 2, CSIRO_AGI_Rlap_v1, whole genome shotgun sequence, one genomic interval encodes:
- the LOC139893753 gene encoding uncharacterized protein translates to MASGWKKSIGNVRSVVGNALGGLRGGSNLASWVVAGTLAYFLWVKPAQELKREQQERAALAAASDRYRYVEKVKPVPDLQETGLIYGNKNKSNDPEK, encoded by the exons ATGGCAAGCGGTTGGAAGAAATCAATAGGTAATGTCCGATCAGTCGTCGGAAACGCATTAGGAGGTCTCCGTGGAGGTAGTAATTTAGCGTCTTGGGTGGTCGCCGGAACCCTAGCTTACTTTTTATGGGTCAAACCTGCACAAGAGCTCAAACGAGAACAACAG gAGAGAGCTGCACTAGCAGCAGCTTCTGATCGTTATCGATATGTCGAGAAAGTAAAACCGGTTCCTGATCTTCAG GAAACTGGGCTTATTTATGGGAACAAAAATAAATCAAATGATCCTGAAAAGTGA